In Alphaproteobacteria bacterium US3C007, one genomic interval encodes:
- a CDS encoding cytochrome c, which yields MDRIGAVRVERKRQNGPKVTSAVLTRLVFISALLGFIAGFGALVLLMPPAVQGSDITQLPSDAERGAAVFYASGCGSCHSTPSVASEAALQLGGGQSFVTPYGVFRAPNISMSQNFGVGRWDFTDFETAIRRGISPMGEHYFPAFPYTAYQHMTLQDVSDLWMFWQGLPAVETVSAPHELQFPFGFRRFVGLWKLFFAEPDWHLKSPLDAGQERGRYLVEALGHCAQCHTARNALGGLKRGQWLAGANNPSGTGRIPNITPAALKWRLEDIADYLESGLTPDFDVVGGSMAKVVDNLAKVSPEDRLAIAQYLKALPSIPTP from the coding sequence TTGGACAGAATCGGGGCGGTGCGGGTTGAAAGGAAGCGGCAAAATGGTCCTAAGGTCACATCTGCAGTGCTGACGCGGCTGGTGTTTATATCAGCGCTTTTGGGCTTTATCGCAGGTTTCGGCGCGCTTGTGTTATTGATGCCGCCTGCGGTGCAAGGCTCAGACATAACGCAGCTGCCAAGCGATGCGGAGCGCGGCGCAGCGGTTTTTTATGCTTCTGGTTGTGGGAGTTGTCACAGCACACCAAGCGTGGCCAGTGAGGCTGCATTGCAATTGGGGGGCGGGCAAAGCTTTGTCACGCCCTATGGCGTGTTTCGGGCGCCAAATATTTCAATGTCACAAAATTTCGGGGTCGGCCGTTGGGATTTTACGGATTTCGAAACTGCAATTCGCCGCGGAATATCCCCCATGGGGGAGCATTATTTCCCGGCTTTTCCTTATACTGCCTACCAGCATATGACGCTGCAAGATGTTTCCGATCTTTGGATGTTCTGGCAAGGCCTGCCTGCTGTTGAAACGGTGTCAGCCCCCCATGAGTTACAATTTCCCTTTGGTTTCAGGCGGTTTGTCGGGCTGTGGAAACTATTTTTTGCAGAGCCAGATTGGCATCTGAAATCCCCATTGGATGCTGGGCAAGAACGTGGACGGTATTTGGTTGAAGCTTTGGGCCATTGCGCGCAATGTCATACGGCGCGCAACGCGCTGGGCGGCTTGAAGCGCGGGCAATGGTTAGCGGGGGCAAATAACCCCTCTGGTACGGGACGTATCCCCAATATAACGCCGGCAGCTTTAAAGTGGCGCCTTGAAGACATTGCCGATTACCTTGAAAGCGGTTTGACGCCTGATTTCGACGTTGTGGGGGGATCTATGGCCAAAGTGGTGGATAATCTTGCCAAGGTGAGCCCCGAGGATCGATTGGCGATTGCCCAGTATCTAAAAGCCTTACCATCAATTCCAACTCCGTGA
- a CDS encoding CocE/NonD family hydrolase, with translation MSHLYEIKELPDMEIFMPDGCRLSARVWMPENAQQHPVPAILEFLPYRKRDGTTARDCLTHPYFAKHGYACIRVDMRGNGDSEGVMEDEYTQQELEDAVATINWLATQNWCSGEVGMMGISWGGFNALQVAALQPKALKAIITLCSTVDRYADDIHYKGGCLLNENLGWGATMWAYSSRPPDPALVGDAWRKLWLERLEAEPFLPITWLRHQNRDAYWRHGSICENYSAVKAATLAIGGWGDAYKNAVSHLVENLRAPVKGIVGPWVHKYPHFAVPEPRIGFLQEALRWWDHWLKNCDQNIEQDPDYTVYLMEGVRPKTWYESRAGHWIAETNWPNSLQHHTLHLQSDHRLGMNAAKLSEVVKSPQTCGATSGEYCAIWLGPEMPGDQRGDDAFSACFTSEPLQEQMDIVGAPKLQLRLSSDKPAAQIAVRLNHIHPDGAATRITYGVLNLAHRNGHEKSEALIPGTDIDIELALDQIAYRVPKGHTIRVAISTSYWPLLWPVAEAAEITLKGGALDLPLRKSGDADERQFLPPETADPWRIAQLRAPKNSRRHITNMETGEVTLEIIDDFGSARDLEHGLIHGSIAREWWTIHPDDPLCASARTHWTCENSREGWVTRTETFANMTSDLTHFHLTARLEAYENEQLIFEKDLSESLPRDLR, from the coding sequence ATGTCACACTTATATGAAATCAAAGAACTGCCGGATATGGAAATTTTCATGCCAGATGGCTGCCGGCTTTCGGCGCGGGTTTGGATGCCTGAAAATGCCCAACAGCATCCAGTGCCCGCCATCTTGGAATTTCTTCCCTACCGAAAGCGCGATGGCACAACCGCGCGCGACTGCCTGACTCATCCCTATTTTGCAAAGCATGGCTATGCCTGTATTCGCGTGGATATGCGCGGCAATGGCGATAGCGAAGGCGTAATGGAAGATGAATATACCCAGCAAGAACTAGAAGATGCCGTCGCCACCATCAACTGGCTGGCCACCCAAAACTGGTGCAGCGGCGAGGTGGGAATGATGGGTATCAGCTGGGGCGGCTTCAATGCATTGCAAGTCGCCGCCCTGCAGCCAAAGGCGCTGAAAGCGATCATCACCTTATGCTCAACCGTCGATCGATATGCGGATGATATTCATTACAAAGGGGGCTGTTTGCTGAATGAAAACCTAGGATGGGGCGCCACAATGTGGGCCTATTCTTCGCGCCCGCCCGATCCTGCTTTGGTGGGTGATGCCTGGCGTAAGCTGTGGCTCGAGCGGCTTGAGGCTGAACCGTTTCTGCCCATCACTTGGTTGCGCCATCAAAACCGCGATGCCTATTGGCGACATGGCTCAATCTGTGAAAACTATTCTGCGGTTAAAGCAGCGACCCTAGCGATAGGGGGGTGGGGCGATGCCTATAAGAATGCCGTGTCGCATCTGGTGGAAAATTTGCGCGCCCCGGTGAAAGGCATCGTGGGCCCCTGGGTGCATAAATATCCGCATTTCGCAGTGCCCGAACCGCGGATTGGCTTCTTGCAAGAGGCCTTGCGCTGGTGGGATCATTGGTTGAAAAATTGTGATCAAAACATCGAACAAGATCCAGATTACACCGTCTATCTTATGGAAGGCGTGCGTCCAAAAACCTGGTATGAAAGCCGCGCCGGCCACTGGATCGCGGAAACAAATTGGCCCAATAGCTTGCAACATCACACCTTGCATCTACAATCTGATCATCGCTTGGGTATGAACGCTGCCAAGCTGTCAGAAGTGGTAAAATCCCCCCAAACCTGCGGCGCCACATCCGGGGAATATTGCGCCATCTGGTTGGGCCCAGAAATGCCGGGGGACCAACGCGGCGATGATGCTTTTTCAGCCTGTTTTACGTCAGAGCCCCTGCAAGAGCAGATGGATATTGTCGGGGCTCCTAAGCTTCAGCTGCGCCTGAGCTCTGACAAACCCGCTGCGCAGATCGCGGTGCGTTTGAACCATATTCATCCCGATGGCGCGGCAACCCGCATCACCTATGGTGTATTGAACCTGGCCCACCGAAACGGCCATGAGAAATCTGAGGCCTTAATTCCTGGCACGGATATAGATATTGAACTGGCTTTGGATCAAATTGCCTATCGCGTGCCCAAGGGTCATACCATCCGCGTGGCCATTTCAACCAGCTACTGGCCGCTCTTATGGCCCGTAGCAGAGGCCGCTGAAATCACCTTGAAAGGCGGAGCTTTGGACCTGCCCCTGCGCAAAAGCGGCGATGCAGATGAACGTCAGTTTTTACCACCCGAAACCGCAGACCCTTGGAGGATCGCGCAGCTGCGCGCACCCAAAAATAGCCGCCGGCACATCACGAATATGGAAACGGGTGAGGTCACTTTGGAAATTATTGATGATTTTGGCAGCGCCCGCGATCTTGAGCATGGCTTAATCCATGGCAGCATCGCGCGTGAATGGTGGACGATCCACCCCGATGATCCGCTTTGCGCCAGCGCCCGCACGCATTGGACCTGCGAAAACAGCCGTGAGGGCTGGGTAACGCGCACAGAAACCTTTGCAAATATGACATCGGATCTGACGCATTTTCACCTAACCGCACGACTGGAAGCCTATGAAAATGAACAATTGATATTTGAAAAAGACCTATCGGAAAGCCTGCCCCGAGATCTGCGTTAA
- a CDS encoding ABC transporter ATP-binding protein has protein sequence MNNKTKKGDVLLEIKGLKIQGFSDEKWHDIVKGVDLKLHRGEVLGLIGESGAGKSTLGLAAMGYTQPGCRITGGEILFDGSDLAQLSESEKRGLWGNRMTYVAQSAAASFNPAHRLLDQTTASTIRAKIKPRAEAHSDAKTLYGALNLPDPDHIGDRYPHQVSGGQLQRVMTAMAMSPRPDLIVFDEPTTALDVTTQVEVLSSMRAIVEEFNTAAIYITHDLAVVAQMADVIKVLRYGEEVEEASTRVMLNDPKEAYTKSLWSVRALEKPIQKPSDTLLSLKGIDASYGTVKVLHQVDIEVPRGSTVAVVGESGSGKSTTARVITGLLPQLAGSIEFNGEALPKKLSERSKDQKRRIQMIYQMADTAMNPRQTVRDIIGRPLEFYLGMRGEKKEARIVELLEMIELDASFLARLPGELSGGQKQRICIARALAAEPEFVICDEVTSALDQIVQEGILKLLLRLQDELGLTYLFITHDISTVKAIADQVVVMNQGEVVEQGLKSDVFQPPHPDYTNLLLSSVPEMDPDWLTNLSRQRAETAS, from the coding sequence ATGAACAATAAAACGAAAAAAGGCGATGTGCTGCTTGAGATAAAGGGTTTGAAAATCCAAGGATTTTCAGATGAAAAATGGCATGACATCGTAAAAGGCGTTGATCTGAAGCTGCATCGGGGTGAGGTGCTGGGCCTGATCGGGGAATCCGGGGCGGGCAAGTCAACCTTGGGGCTGGCCGCGATGGGCTATACCCAGCCGGGATGCCGCATCACGGGGGGTGAAATTCTTTTTGACGGGTCTGATCTTGCGCAGCTGTCTGAAAGTGAAAAGCGCGGGCTTTGGGGCAACCGAATGACCTATGTTGCACAATCTGCCGCCGCCTCCTTCAATCCTGCGCATCGCTTGCTTGACCAAACAACCGCCTCGACCATTCGCGCGAAGATTAAGCCGCGCGCAGAAGCACATTCAGATGCGAAAACCTTATATGGGGCGTTAAATTTACCCGATCCTGATCATATTGGGGATCGATATCCACACCAGGTTTCCGGTGGTCAATTGCAGCGCGTGATGACGGCTATGGCGATGTCGCCGCGCCCTGATTTGATCGTGTTTGACGAACCGACAACGGCGCTTGACGTCACCACGCAAGTAGAAGTTTTATCTTCGATGCGAGCGATTGTTGAAGAGTTCAACACTGCGGCTATTTACATCACGCATGATTTGGCCGTGGTGGCGCAAATGGCGGATGTGATCAAAGTGCTGCGCTATGGCGAAGAGGTGGAAGAGGCGAGCACGCGGGTGATGTTAAACGATCCCAAAGAGGCTTATACAAAATCGCTATGGTCCGTACGGGCGCTGGAGAAGCCAATTCAAAAACCAAGCGATACGTTGCTGTCTTTAAAAGGAATTGATGCCAGTTATGGAACGGTAAAGGTTCTGCACCAAGTGGATATCGAGGTGCCCCGCGGTTCAACCGTTGCTGTGGTGGGCGAATCCGGTTCGGGCAAATCAACGACGGCGCGGGTGATCACTGGATTGCTGCCCCAGCTTGCAGGCAGCATAGAGTTTAATGGCGAGGCTCTGCCCAAAAAACTGTCTGAGCGCAGCAAAGATCAAAAGCGCCGTATTCAGATGATTTATCAAATGGCTGATACGGCGATGAACCCGCGGCAAACGGTGCGCGATATTATTGGTAGGCCGTTAGAGTTTTATCTTGGCATGCGCGGTGAAAAAAAAGAGGCGCGCATCGTTGAATTGCTTGAGATGATCGAGCTGGATGCAAGCTTTCTGGCACGTTTGCCGGGTGAATTATCGGGGGGGCAGAAGCAACGGATTTGTATCGCGCGGGCGCTGGCTGCAGAACCCGAATTTGTGATTTGCGATGAAGTTACCTCAGCCTTGGATCAGATCGTGCAAGAAGGTATTTTAAAGCTGTTGCTGCGGCTTCAAGATGAGCTTGGCCTAACCTATTTGTTCATCACGCATGATATTTCAACGGTGAAAGCCATCGCGGATCAAGTGGTGGTGATGAATCAGGGTGAAGTGGTCGAACAAGGCCTAAAATCCGATGTGTTTCAACCGCCGCATCCCGACTATACAAATTTGCTGTTGTCATCCGTGCCTGAAATGGACCCAGATTGGCTGACCAATCTGTCGCGGCAACGGGCCGAGACCGCAAGCTAA
- a CDS encoding ABC transporter permease: MSQEPNTYSALGEVGAVSEKRSLWQRLILDLRKAPMTARFGMIVILGYIILAVFAPILSPYGEAEVFPEPYAAWSAEHVFGTDQIGRDIFSRMIFGARNTVGIAVATTLLAFIIGGSLGLAAAINQSWLDQFLSRAVDVLMAIPSLIFALVLLSIFGSTVTNLILIIAVLDSTRVFRLTRAVSLNVVVMDYVEAARLRGEGLWWIMRREILPNIMPPLIAEFGLRFCFVFLTIAALSFLGVGIQPPTADWGSMVRENASLIMFAQYDIKAGLTPLLPAAAIALLTVAINFVVDWFLHKTSGLRDEQ, from the coding sequence ATGAGCCAAGAACCTAACACATATTCGGCCTTAGGTGAGGTCGGTGCTGTCAGCGAGAAGCGATCGCTTTGGCAACGCCTAATTCTTGATTTGCGCAAAGCACCGATGACAGCCCGTTTTGGGATGATCGTTATTCTGGGTTACATTATATTGGCGGTGTTCGCGCCGATTTTATCGCCTTATGGAGAGGCTGAGGTTTTTCCCGAACCCTATGCAGCTTGGAGCGCTGAGCATGTGTTTGGCACCGACCAGATTGGTCGGGATATCTTTTCGCGGATGATTTTTGGGGCACGAAATACAGTTGGTATTGCGGTCGCCACCACGCTTTTGGCGTTTATAATCGGTGGTTCTCTGGGCCTTGCCGCTGCGATCAATCAAAGCTGGCTGGATCAATTTCTCAGCCGCGCGGTAGATGTGTTAATGGCCATTCCTAGCCTGATTTTCGCATTGGTTTTATTATCCATTTTTGGATCAACGGTTACCAATTTGATCCTTATTATCGCGGTTTTAGACAGCACGCGGGTGTTTCGTTTGACCAGAGCAGTGTCCTTAAACGTTGTGGTGATGGATTATGTTGAGGCCGCCCGCCTGCGCGGTGAGGGCCTGTGGTGGATTATGCGCCGAGAGATCTTGCCCAATATTATGCCGCCTCTGATCGCTGAATTTGGATTGCGGTTTTGCTTCGTGTTTCTCACCATCGCGGCGTTGTCTTTTCTAGGGGTGGGAATTCAACCTCCAACCGCAGATTGGGGATCCATGGTGCGCGAAAACGCCTCGCTGATTATGTTCGCCCAATATGATATTAAGGCGGGGCTAACCCCGTTGTTACCAGCCGCGGCGATCGCGTTGCTTACCGTGGCGATTAATTTTGTGGTTGATTGGTTCTTGCATAAAACAAGCGGGCTGCGTGATGAACAATAA